Proteins co-encoded in one Salarias fasciatus chromosome 4, fSalaFa1.1, whole genome shotgun sequence genomic window:
- the tmem11 gene encoding transmembrane protein 11, mitochondrial isoform X1: protein MASLGRRRGVPVSRERGVMAASDCYIVHEIYNGENAQDQFEYELEQALEAQYKYIVIEPTRIGDETARWITVGNCLHKTAVLSGAACLLTPLSLPVEYSRYVALPAGALSVACAALYGISWQFDPCCKYQVEYDSQKLSRLPLHTLTSSTPVVLVRRDDIHRKRLHNTIALAALAYCAKKIYELYAV, encoded by the exons ATGGCGTCGCTGGGAAGGAGGCGCGGTGTCCCAGTAAGCAGGGAGAG GGGAGTGATGGCAGCGTCCGACTGCTACATTGTGCACGAGATCTACAACGGGGAGAATGCGCAGGACCAGTTTGAGTATGAGCTGGAGCAGGCACTGGAGGCCCAGTATAAATACATTGTTATCGAGCCCACGCGGATCGGAGACGAGACGGCCCGTTGGATTACTGTGGGCAACTGCCTGCACAAGACGGCTGTGTTGTCAGGCGCCGCTTGCCTCCTGACACCGCTTTCACTGCCCGTTGAATACTCGCGCTATGTGGCGCTTCCTGCCGGCGCCCTCAGCGTGGCCTGTGCTGCTCTCTACGGGATTTCATGGCAGTTTGACCCCTGCTGCAAGTACCAGGTGGAATATGACAGCCAAAAACTGTCGCGGCTGCCTCTGCATACACTGACCTCCTCGACACCCGTGGTACTGGTACGCAGGGATGACATCCACAGAAAGAGACTCCATAACACGATAGCATTGGCGGCCCTGGCCTATTGCGCCAAGAAGATCTATGAACTCTATGCCGTATGA
- the tmem11 gene encoding transmembrane protein 11, mitochondrial isoform X2, protein MAASDCYIVHEIYNGENAQDQFEYELEQALEAQYKYIVIEPTRIGDETARWITVGNCLHKTAVLSGAACLLTPLSLPVEYSRYVALPAGALSVACAALYGISWQFDPCCKYQVEYDSQKLSRLPLHTLTSSTPVVLVRRDDIHRKRLHNTIALAALAYCAKKIYELYAV, encoded by the coding sequence ATGGCAGCGTCCGACTGCTACATTGTGCACGAGATCTACAACGGGGAGAATGCGCAGGACCAGTTTGAGTATGAGCTGGAGCAGGCACTGGAGGCCCAGTATAAATACATTGTTATCGAGCCCACGCGGATCGGAGACGAGACGGCCCGTTGGATTACTGTGGGCAACTGCCTGCACAAGACGGCTGTGTTGTCAGGCGCCGCTTGCCTCCTGACACCGCTTTCACTGCCCGTTGAATACTCGCGCTATGTGGCGCTTCCTGCCGGCGCCCTCAGCGTGGCCTGTGCTGCTCTCTACGGGATTTCATGGCAGTTTGACCCCTGCTGCAAGTACCAGGTGGAATATGACAGCCAAAAACTGTCGCGGCTGCCTCTGCATACACTGACCTCCTCGACACCCGTGGTACTGGTACGCAGGGATGACATCCACAGAAAGAGACTCCATAACACGATAGCATTGGCGGCCCTGGCCTATTGCGCCAAGAAGATCTATGAACTCTATGCCGTATGA